The DNA segment GCACGGGTGGCCGGGCTGTGCTGGCTGGATTGGGGGCGCTCCGGCACGGCCGCCTCGATGGTGTGGACGGCCAGGTCCACGGCCTCTTCCACATCGTCGGCCAGCAGGCGCTGGTACAGGCGGTGGGGCAGATCCAGCACCGGCTCGCTGCCCAGCAGCACCTCCATGAACTGCAGCGACGGGATGTAGCGCCCCAGCACCAGCAGGCAGACCGTGAGCGGCGTGGACAGAATCAACCCAATGGGCCCCCACAGCGCCGTCCAGAACGTGGCGGCCAGAATGATGGACAGCGTGGACAGGCCGGTGCTGCTGCCATAGAGCCAGGGCTCGATGACGTTGTTGCTCAGGAGCTCCAGCAGCAGGATCAGGCCCAGCGTCCACAGCAGCATCTCCCAGCCCGGGGCCACGGCAAAGGCCAGCGCCAGCGGGAAGATGGCCGAGATCAGGGGTCCCACATAGGGCACAAAACGCATCACCGTGGCCAGCACGCCCCACAGCACCGCCCCCGGCACACCGATGAACCACAGGCCCACGGCCATGGGAAAACCGTAGGTGACGTTGACGATGAACTGCATGCGCAGGTAGCTGCCGATGCGCTCGGACGCCTCGTCCAGCGCATCCGTGGCCACGTGCAGATTGCCCCCCATCAGCCGCAGCAAGCGGTCGCGCAGGCCATCGCGGTCCAGCAAAATCAGAATCACGAACAGCAGCACGATGCCGGCCGTGGCAATCGGGGCGCTGATCTTGGCCAGCCAGCCCAGCACCTGTTCCCAGGACCGGCCGTCCGGCCGCTGGATCTCCACCTTTTGCACCCGCTCCGGCGGGCCGGCGGCCACGGCGATCTCCTTTTCCACCGTGTCATAGGTCTTGATCGCCCCGTCCCACATGCTGGGTCCCTTGACCAGATTGCGCAGATTGCGCAGCTTCTTGCGGATCGTGCTCTGGTAGGTGGGCAGGTCGGCGCTGAGCTCGCTGACCTGGTTGGTCAGGTAGGCGCCCATGCCGCCCAGCCCGCCCAGCGCAATCGCCACCACCAGCAAGGTGGCCGCCATGCGCGGCAGGCCCCAGCGCTTGATGCGGCTGACTGCCGGGTCGAGCAGAAAACCCAGCAGCACGGCCAGGGCCAGCGGAATCAGGATGTCCCGCCCGAAATACAGGGCCGCTATCACCAGCGCGGCAATCAGCAGCCCCACCAGCAGGCGCAGCGCCGGCAACATGGCCGCCATGGCTCCCAGCGCATGGGCCGTGCCGTGCGGCAGGGCCTCCTCGTTGCGCCAGCGCGCGGCACGCGCCGCAGACGGGTCGCGCGCCATCCGGGGCGGCCCCGAGGGGGCATCGGCGGCAGGAGATGACGGGGGAACGTGCTCGGGCATGGGGGATTCGGCAGACAAGGACGGTGACACTGGAATTGCACTGCGACCGGCGGGCCGCAGCTGTCAGCCGGTTGCCCGACTGTGGTCCGTCCATTTCAAAGCTTTTTGGCCGTTGACACAATCCACAGCGGCACCAGCAGCTATCACTTTAGGGATTTGCCGCCTGCGGGGCGCCGATGGCCGTACCGGCAGGCTGCCGAGCTGCGGGGCTGCCTGTCGCCCGCTGGCGGGCCGGCCGCCCGCGCGCAGGCATCCCCGGCAGGGACAGCACTACAGCGTGCCGCTCAAAAACCGGAATGCATCCAGCGGGAAGTGTCCTGCTGCATCACCACATCCATGTCCAGCCCCATGGCCACCCCCACCTCGGAAGGGAAGGACAGCGCGGTGCTGCGCTCGTCCCACTGGGCGGCCTGGGTGCGGATGCGCCACACCGCCAGGTGCAGCACGCCGGCCATGGGTTCGAACTGGTCGAAGGCCAGCGGATTTTCCATGCACTGCAAGCTGTCCACCAGCTCGCGCGGCAGGCGCCACTGCTTGAGCAGTGCCGCAGTGGTGTGCGTGGCGCAGTGCCCCCAGTGCCGCTCCTCCATGCGCG comes from the Comamonas terrigena NBRC 13299 genome and includes:
- a CDS encoding AI-2E family transporter, translating into MPEHVPPSSPAADAPSGPPRMARDPSAARAARWRNEEALPHGTAHALGAMAAMLPALRLLVGLLIAALVIAALYFGRDILIPLALAVLLGFLLDPAVSRIKRWGLPRMAATLLVVAIALGGLGGMGAYLTNQVSELSADLPTYQSTIRKKLRNLRNLVKGPSMWDGAIKTYDTVEKEIAVAAGPPERVQKVEIQRPDGRSWEQVLGWLAKISAPIATAGIVLLFVILILLDRDGLRDRLLRLMGGNLHVATDALDEASERIGSYLRMQFIVNVTYGFPMAVGLWFIGVPGAVLWGVLATVMRFVPYVGPLISAIFPLALAFAVAPGWEMLLWTLGLILLLELLSNNVIEPWLYGSSTGLSTLSIILAATFWTALWGPIGLILSTPLTVCLLVLGRYIPSLQFMEVLLGSEPVLDLPHRLYQRLLADDVEEAVDLAVHTIEAAVPERPQSSQHSPATRAADRATAVQGFYDSGGISTLRLVSNHYADVATAEHRLRLSSGLDELLEELYEAFPPPAATRSGRVHCVGARWDMDALAAQMAAHSLALHGYAASHAGQPLSSAIEQAEIAGWQDVRWLVLSVLHPQPQAQVRFILRRLRRLHQQTPRIQVVLALWNAPSHLLGEGTAQRLGVQAVVTSVQELVLRLQQLEAADGAAPGGHVPAALPDDEAERLQALHASGLLQHPPVRLFHDAAQKAAHAFGVKYAQVSLVDRDWVHTPGGLLVADGTPPEQAGLPRDQAICSYVVHDHAPVVVNDVARDPRFADNPVLAAAQVRFYAGVPLVDGKGRVLGSLCILHDALRGISAEELTLLGLMAQEVMAAVQADAAAAPPGAGGTPPLAPPPSPPADGGPRAAGETGETS